One window of candidate division KSB1 bacterium genomic DNA carries:
- the wecB gene encoding UDP-N-acetylglucosamine 2-epimerase (non-hydrolyzing): MKIAPIHRRMLGSKKLKPLLIHTGQHYDEKMSKAFFEDLQLPEPDIYLGVGSGSHARQTAEVMIRIEQFVEEKKPDLMIVVGDVNSTPAAALAAVKMGVPVAHVEAGLRSFDRTMPEEINRIVTDAISDLLFVSEPSGVENLKREGVADDKIYFVGNVMIDSLIEHLHKAAELDVLNEMKVEAGNYALITLHRPSNVDNQEVLRQIFSALAEIQQQLPIVFPIHPRTRKMIAAFGMEKWVNELTNLRIVEPLAYLPFLRLMSCAKVVLTDSGGIQEETTFLKIPCLTMRENTERPITVTMGTNRLVGMNPEDILRGFAEAMNGFAAKAEVPPLWDGLAS, from the coding sequence ATGAAGATCGCCCCTATCCATCGTCGTATGCTCGGCTCCAAAAAGCTGAAGCCCCTTCTGATTCATACCGGCCAGCATTATGACGAAAAAATGTCAAAGGCTTTTTTTGAGGACCTACAGCTGCCTGAACCGGACATTTATTTAGGCGTCGGATCGGGTTCACATGCCCGTCAGACGGCCGAGGTCATGATCCGCATCGAGCAGTTTGTTGAGGAAAAAAAGCCCGATCTGATGATCGTGGTCGGCGACGTCAATTCGACGCCTGCCGCGGCTTTGGCTGCCGTCAAGATGGGGGTGCCGGTCGCTCATGTAGAGGCCGGTCTGCGCAGTTTTGACCGCACCATGCCGGAAGAGATCAACCGCATTGTAACGGACGCAATTTCCGATCTGCTGTTCGTCAGCGAACCCAGCGGCGTTGAAAATCTCAAACGGGAAGGCGTGGCTGACGACAAAATCTATTTTGTCGGCAACGTCATGATCGATTCGCTGATCGAACATTTGCACAAAGCTGCGGAACTCGACGTGCTGAATGAAATGAAAGTGGAGGCCGGCAACTATGCTCTGATAACCCTTCACCGGCCTTCGAATGTCGACAATCAGGAAGTGCTGCGGCAGATTTTCAGTGCGCTGGCGGAGATTCAGCAGCAGCTGCCGATCGTATTCCCTATTCATCCGCGCACGCGAAAGATGATCGCCGCTTTCGGAATGGAGAAATGGGTTAATGAGCTGACGAACCTTCGCATCGTTGAACCGTTAGCCTACCTTCCCTTCCTCCGTCTGATGAGCTGTGCCAAGGTGGTGCTCACCGATTCGGGCGGTATTCAAGAAGAAACAACTTTTCTAAAGATCCCCTGTCTGACGATGCGCGAGAATACCGAACGCCCGATAACCGTGACCATGGGGACGAACCGATTGGTGGGAATGAATCCCGAGGACATTTTGCGCGGATTTGCCGAAGCGATGAACGGCTTTGCCGCCAAGGCGGAAGTGCCGCCGCTGTGGGATGGGCTTGCTTCGCA
- a CDS encoding nucleotide sugar dehydrogenase, with protein sequence MELKEKLQNKTAKIGVVGLGYVGLPLAVEFAHKGFWVLGIDVDERKIDNLKKGVNYIADVDDAKLEKAVREGKLEAETSYDRVSELDVIYICVPTPFTKNKEPDISYIVDSAEAIAKGLRSGQLIILKSTTFPDTTEGIVQPILERTGLKVGKDFFLAFSPERIDPGNKQFTTANTPVVVGGVTPLCTEMACLANQQIINKVVPVSSPKVAEMEKLLENIFRSVNIALVNEMARLCDRMGGIDIWEVVEAAATKPYGFMPFYPGPGIGGHCILIDPYYLSWKAREYDFHTQFIELAAETNENMPFYVLGLIRRALSHVGVPFTKAKVLILGVAFKKNVDDTRESPALKIMEFLMQRGVSDISFNDPYVPHVKVDGRDFYSIELTPETLQAPDVVVITTDHSVYDPEFIVKHARAIVDTRNLTKNIKNNEKITKLGSGVRF encoded by the coding sequence ATGGAGCTGAAAGAAAAGCTGCAGAACAAGACGGCAAAGATCGGCGTCGTGGGCTTGGGTTATGTCGGCTTGCCTCTGGCGGTAGAGTTTGCTCACAAAGGTTTTTGGGTGCTGGGCATCGATGTAGATGAAAGGAAAATCGACAACCTTAAAAAAGGCGTTAATTATATTGCCGATGTGGACGATGCCAAGCTCGAGAAGGCGGTGCGCGAAGGAAAACTGGAAGCCGAAACCTCATACGATCGCGTTTCCGAGCTGGACGTGATCTATATTTGCGTGCCGACCCCTTTCACCAAGAATAAAGAACCCGATATCAGCTATATCGTCGACTCGGCTGAGGCCATCGCCAAAGGACTTCGATCCGGCCAGTTGATTATTCTTAAAAGCACGACGTTTCCCGACACCACGGAGGGGATCGTTCAGCCGATTTTGGAACGGACGGGATTAAAAGTGGGCAAGGACTTTTTTCTTGCCTTTTCTCCCGAGCGCATCGATCCCGGCAACAAGCAGTTTACGACCGCCAACACACCGGTCGTTGTGGGAGGTGTGACGCCGTTGTGCACCGAGATGGCCTGCCTTGCCAATCAGCAGATCATCAACAAGGTGGTACCGGTTTCTTCACCCAAAGTCGCCGAGATGGAAAAGCTGTTGGAAAACATCTTTCGCAGCGTCAATATCGCATTGGTGAATGAGATGGCGCGGCTTTGCGACCGCATGGGCGGCATCGACATTTGGGAGGTGGTCGAGGCGGCGGCAACCAAGCCCTACGGGTTCATGCCGTTCTACCCAGGGCCGGGCATCGGCGGCCACTGCATTCTGATCGATCCTTATTATCTTTCGTGGAAAGCGCGTGAATATGACTTTCATACTCAATTCATCGAATTGGCGGCGGAAACCAACGAAAACATGCCGTTTTACGTGCTCGGCCTTATTCGCCGTGCTTTGAGCCATGTCGGCGTGCCGTTCACAAAAGCCAAAGTATTGATTCTGGGCGTTGCCTTTAAAAAGAATGTGGACGATACGCGCGAATCGCCGGCTTTGAAGATTATGGAGTTCCTTATGCAGCGCGGCGTTTCGGATATTTCATTTAATGATCCCTACGTCCCGCATGTTAAAGTCGACGGCCGCGATTTTTACTCCATTGAACTGACACCGGAAACTCTGCAGGCTCCGGATGTGGTGGTCATCACTACGGATCATTCGGTCTATGATCCGGAGTTTATCGTCAAGCACGCGCGCGCCATCGTCGATACCCGCAACTTGACCAAAAATATCAAAAACAACGAAAAGATCACCAAGCTCGGTTCCGGAGTGCGTTTTTAG
- the rfbB gene encoding dTDP-glucose 4,6-dehydratase: MTTFLVTGGAGFIGSNFIRYLYQKYGDISVINLDKLTYAGNLDNLRDIEKNPTYHFVHGDICNAELVNSLMPNVDIVVNFAAESHVDRSIGSPDDFIKTDIYGAFVLLEAARRHGVRKFVQISTDEVYGSITSGSFKETDVLEPSSPYSASKAGADRLAYSYFVTYNLPVIITRCSNNFGPYQYPEKLIPLFVTNAIEDKPLPIYGDGKNVRDWIYVLDHCDAVDFLIQHGQNGQVYNIGGGNERMNIEITDFILKVLGKPESLKTFVEDRPGHDRRYSVDTAKIRSLGWQPKHSFEEAMKFTIQWYVENRWWWERLKSGEFLEFYKKHYKREL, translated from the coding sequence ATGACCACTTTCCTTGTCACCGGCGGAGCGGGCTTTATCGGCAGCAATTTCATTCGTTACCTCTACCAAAAATACGGCGATATTTCGGTCATAAATCTCGACAAATTGACCTATGCGGGCAATCTGGACAACTTGCGCGACATCGAGAAAAATCCGACTTATCATTTTGTTCACGGCGATATATGCAATGCCGAACTGGTTAACTCGCTGATGCCGAACGTCGACATTGTAGTAAATTTTGCTGCGGAAAGTCATGTCGATCGCTCGATTGGTAGCCCTGATGATTTCATCAAGACCGACATCTACGGGGCTTTTGTGCTGCTTGAGGCTGCTCGACGGCACGGCGTCCGCAAATTTGTGCAAATCAGCACGGATGAAGTCTATGGAAGCATCACCTCCGGTTCTTTCAAAGAAACTGATGTGCTGGAGCCGTCCAGTCCGTACTCCGCTTCAAAGGCGGGAGCAGATCGCTTGGCGTATTCATATTTTGTAACATATAACCTGCCGGTGATCATCACTCGCTGCTCCAATAATTTTGGCCCCTACCAATATCCTGAAAAGCTCATCCCTCTATTTGTTACCAATGCCATTGAGGACAAACCGCTGCCGATCTACGGCGATGGCAAAAATGTACGCGATTGGATCTACGTACTTGACCATTGTGATGCCGTTGATTTTTTGATTCAACACGGGCAGAATGGTCAAGTCTACAACATCGGCGGCGGTAACGAGCGGATGAACATCGAAATTACCGACTTTATCCTCAAAGTGCTCGGCAAGCCCGAAAGCTTGAAGACTTTTGTAGAGGATCGGCCCGGCCATGATCGCCGTTATTCCGTGGATACTGCCAAAATCCGCTCTCTGGGCTGGCAGCCGAAACACTCTTTCGAGGAAGCCATGAAATTCACCATTCAATGGTATGTAGAAAACCGGTGGTGGTGGGAAAGGCTCAAGAGCGGCGAGTTTCTTGAATTCTATAAAAAGCACTATAAACGTGAATTATGA
- a CDS encoding NAD+ synthase: MQKNLRIAAAQINAAVGDLEGNRRKILEILETAKKNNCLLVAFPELALTGYPPEDLVLRKHFVADQLRILQEIAAATEEMVVVAGFVDQDDQFLYNSAAVLQKGRVQAVYRKIHLPNYSVFDEERYFEPGREPMVLQVDTVKIGLSICEDIWIPAGVVESEAFQGGAPILLNISASPYSLGKIETRRRLLQSKAQLCQAYIVYVNLVGGQDELVFDGSSLFVSPDGEILQEAASFAEDLMFCDIALEAVEEKRKGNYFVNMAASFKSPFAAWKTITLSSKIDRPVPLPKATMKSIADDEEEIYQALVLGLQDYVRKNGFRKVVLGLSGGIDSALVAALAADALGAENVIGITMPSQFSSIGSVQDSKKLAENLGIQLLELPITKIFSSYLELLSETFKGLEPDITEENLQARIRGNLVMAISNKFGCLALTTGNKSEVSVGYCTIYGDMAGGFSPLKDVFKTMVYRLAEYRNRRAGFDLIPRAIIEKAPSAELRPNQTDQDSLPPYPLLDQILQKYIEQSKSVQEIVAEGFDEETVRRVAKMVDMSEFKRRQAAPGIKITPLAFGKDRRMPITNLYRV, encoded by the coding sequence ATGCAGAAAAATCTACGCATAGCCGCAGCGCAGATCAATGCGGCCGTCGGCGATCTTGAAGGAAACCGTCGCAAAATTCTCGAAATCCTCGAAACAGCAAAGAAAAACAACTGCCTGTTGGTTGCTTTTCCGGAACTCGCATTGACGGGCTACCCTCCTGAAGATCTGGTATTGCGAAAACATTTTGTTGCCGACCAATTGCGCATTCTGCAGGAAATTGCCGCCGCCACTGAGGAGATGGTCGTTGTTGCGGGATTTGTCGATCAGGATGATCAGTTTCTTTACAACAGCGCTGCAGTTCTACAGAAAGGCCGCGTGCAGGCTGTCTACCGTAAAATCCATTTGCCGAATTACAGCGTTTTCGACGAAGAGCGCTATTTCGAACCCGGACGCGAGCCGATGGTGCTGCAGGTCGACACGGTTAAAATAGGGCTGAGCATCTGCGAAGACATCTGGATCCCTGCAGGCGTCGTCGAAAGCGAGGCGTTCCAAGGCGGAGCGCCCATACTGCTGAACATTTCTGCTTCTCCTTACTCTTTGGGGAAAATTGAAACGCGCCGCCGGTTGCTGCAGTCCAAAGCGCAGCTCTGTCAGGCTTATATCGTCTATGTTAATCTCGTCGGCGGCCAGGACGAGCTGGTGTTCGACGGGTCCAGCCTGTTCGTCTCGCCGGACGGCGAAATTTTGCAGGAAGCGGCCTCCTTCGCAGAGGATCTGATGTTTTGCGACATCGCCTTGGAGGCGGTCGAAGAAAAAAGAAAAGGAAACTATTTCGTTAACATGGCCGCTTCCTTTAAATCGCCGTTCGCAGCCTGGAAAACGATCACCCTGTCGTCAAAGATTGACCGGCCTGTACCCTTGCCGAAGGCAACAATGAAATCCATTGCCGACGATGAAGAGGAGATTTACCAAGCGCTCGTACTCGGACTTCAAGATTACGTGCGTAAAAACGGTTTTCGGAAGGTGGTTTTGGGATTGAGCGGGGGCATCGACTCGGCGCTGGTTGCGGCACTGGCCGCCGATGCTTTAGGTGCGGAAAACGTCATCGGCATTACCATGCCCTCGCAATTCAGTTCAATCGGCAGCGTCCAAGATTCAAAAAAGCTTGCTGAAAATCTCGGCATTCAATTGCTCGAGCTTCCCATCACAAAGATATTTTCGAGCTATTTGGAGCTTTTAAGCGAAACCTTTAAAGGCCTGGAACCGGACATTACCGAAGAAAACCTGCAGGCAAGAATTCGCGGTAATCTGGTGATGGCGATCTCGAACAAGTTTGGTTGCCTGGCCCTCACTACCGGCAATAAGAGCGAGGTCAGCGTCGGTTATTGCACTATTTACGGCGATATGGCCGGCGGCTTTTCGCCGCTGAAGGACGTTTTCAAAACGATGGTGTATCGGCTGGCGGAATACCGAAATCGTCGCGCTGGGTTCGATCTTATCCCGCGGGCAATAATCGAAAAGGCTCCTTCCGCCGAGTTACGGCCGAATCAGACGGATCAGGATTCCTTACCTCCTTATCCGTTGCTCGACCAAATTTTACAAAAATACATCGAGCAGTCGAAAAGCGTTCAGGAAATTGTTGCAGAGGGGTTCGATGAGGAAACGGTGCGTCGTGTAGCCAAAATGGTGGATATGAGCGAATTCAAACGCCGCCAGGCTGCTCCGGGCATCAAGATCACGCCGTTGGCTTTCGGCAAGGACCGACGTATGCCGATCACTAATCTTTATCGTGTTTAG
- a CDS encoding glycosyltransferase yields the protein MSSEPLVSVIIPSYKNKEYIFDAVSSVLNQETEFEYEVIVVDSSGDDTASLLRDRFPQIRVIELQQRAFPGTARNYGIREAKGQFFSFTDADCIVHRHWLKYLVESHRRGYAVVGGRVKNGTSWSLWGTIDYLLECSDLLKPFETTRNSHFGTGNLSLKREIVQKYGLFIDQIKGSDSIYCRMLKKNGETLFHQPKAVIWHRNRTRPSKIFKNQFELGYGAAFNRRKYQLKGKVFIDYPVLIVLLPFARMAAIGFRLLRYSPFDFLKFVLVSPLTFPILCYYAYGFVRGRADVLKQNL from the coding sequence ATGAGCTCTGAACCTTTGGTCTCTGTTATCATACCCTCCTATAAAAACAAAGAATATATTTTCGATGCCGTTTCCTCAGTTCTTAACCAAGAAACCGAATTTGAATATGAAGTCATTGTTGTAGATTCAAGCGGCGACGATACGGCCTCGCTCTTGCGCGATCGTTTTCCCCAGATTCGCGTCATTGAGCTGCAGCAACGTGCTTTCCCGGGTACGGCAAGAAATTACGGGATTCGTGAAGCCAAAGGGCAATTTTTCTCTTTCACGGATGCAGATTGCATTGTCCATAGGCATTGGTTGAAATATTTGGTTGAATCGCACCGGCGCGGTTATGCAGTCGTCGGCGGCCGGGTAAAAAATGGGACTTCGTGGAGTCTGTGGGGAACGATCGATTATTTGTTGGAGTGCAGTGATCTTTTAAAACCTTTTGAAACAACCCGCAATTCCCATTTTGGTACCGGCAATCTGAGTCTGAAGCGGGAAATCGTTCAAAAATACGGTCTTTTTATTGATCAAATCAAAGGCAGCGACAGTATCTATTGTCGAATGCTCAAAAAGAACGGCGAAACATTGTTTCATCAACCCAAAGCGGTTATCTGGCACCGCAATCGAACGCGACCGTCAAAGATCTTTAAGAATCAGTTTGAACTCGGATACGGTGCGGCATTTAATCGCAGGAAATACCAATTGAAAGGCAAAGTTTTTATTGACTATCCGGTCTTGATTGTCCTTTTGCCTTTTGCACGCATGGCCGCCATCGGATTTCGGCTGCTGCGCTACAGCCCGTTTGATTTTCTCAAATTTGTGTTGGTGAGCCCGCTCACCTTCCCGATTCTGTGCTATTATGCTTACGGATTTGTCAGGGGGAGAGCGGACGTCTTGAAACAAAATCTCTAA
- a CDS encoding biotin transporter BioY gives MGWFVRMMVLSGLMTALTAVGAWLKIPFYPVPMTLQTLFTLLSGSLLPPKWAAASQCVYLLLGLLGLPVFAGGGGPHYLLQPTFGYLIGLPVLAYYSSRIFQRNLRFVSLTIALLGLQIIHLLFGSLWLKAVFDFIIHQKLGWDQALKAGTIFFFPSALIKAAAVSMLYPKLKQRMRQTIRIER, from the coding sequence ATGGGTTGGTTCGTTCGCATGATGGTTCTTTCCGGGCTTATGACTGCCTTGACGGCGGTCGGTGCTTGGCTTAAAATTCCTTTCTATCCGGTACCGATGACCCTCCAAACGCTGTTCACGCTTTTGTCGGGCTCCCTTCTTCCCCCTAAATGGGCTGCGGCAAGCCAATGCGTTTATCTGCTGTTGGGATTATTGGGACTACCGGTGTTTGCCGGAGGCGGCGGCCCTCATTATTTATTGCAACCGACGTTCGGTTATCTCATCGGTCTTCCGGTCCTTGCTTATTATTCTTCCCGTATATTTCAACGCAATCTGCGATTTGTTTCCTTGACAATTGCTTTGTTAGGCCTGCAGATCATTCACCTTTTGTTTGGTTCCCTGTGGCTGAAAGCCGTTTTCGATTTCATTATTCACCAAAAGTTAGGTTGGGATCAGGCGTTGAAAGCCGGAACGATTTTTTTCTTTCCATCCGCATTGATAAAGGCAGCAGCCGTATCAATGCTCTACCCAAAGTTGAAGCAAAGAATGCGGCAGACTATTCGAATAGAACGCTAA
- a CDS encoding patatin-like phospholipase family protein, with translation MRPKIGLALSGGGLRGIAQIGVLQVLEQEDIPVDVIVGTSIGGVIGGLYASGYSPSDLLEMARTVDWGSVLSDAPQRSNLFLSEKEKHGRALLKFRIENGNLVVPDALTPGQKITQIFTELILNAPIHGDSFDRLRCSLVIAATDMLTGSQVLLKQGDLAQAMRATIALPLLFAPVELGQSLLVDGGVVSNIPVNETRGAGADLVIAVDTTSPLRPRDEINAPWEIADQITTIMQQEQNRRQLELADIVVSFADVASHSSNYAAMESLFQEGVNRMREQIPKIRRLLVQRSFAERDSIVLIDEIKWANPASRAQEEIERDFPFSTSMSEINYLLHRLFASGDYERLSADLVRKDEHTVLIIHAEENPILKDIVIYGASIFPQDSLKNAFAEALGRPYSSRRMENAVARLLTQYREKGFSLTRIDRVVFDKEQGIAAVYLSEGLIHELSITGLKKTKRYVVDRELAVHQGEFFRLDRARTSLENIFASGLFRAVNLYVNSRENLHRVEFRLQERPSTMLLTGVRVDTDRGAKIFGELADENFNGTGNDLTIHLQYGGKDFKTFIGYTADQIFQSLYTARVNFHHYQSEYFAYEKLRRTGRYLRIASGMDAELGRQIARFGALSALLRMEEIDLDPLGGYGYDTGSLRINTLGFKTVVDTRDQVPFAHSGKHHVFFYEISSGRFLGADISFFKVMNQLSTHNPIGKAWTFSPKIIWGTSDMTTPYSEQFRIGGRSSFPGLYEGQLWGRQMFQAGAELRRECCRLASMPFYLAVQFNTAAAWNRFESVQRSDFITGFAVEAAVKTPAGPLQLTIAKASRQSPMLHFSAGFEF, from the coding sequence GTGCGGCCCAAAATCGGACTTGCTCTCAGCGGCGGCGGCTTGCGCGGCATTGCCCAAATCGGCGTTTTACAGGTATTAGAACAAGAAGACATTCCCGTCGACGTCATCGTCGGCACCAGCATAGGCGGCGTCATCGGCGGACTCTATGCGTCAGGTTATTCTCCCTCCGACCTTCTCGAAATGGCGCGAACCGTTGACTGGGGCTCGGTGTTGTCGGATGCACCGCAAAGGTCCAACCTTTTTCTGAGCGAAAAAGAAAAGCATGGCCGCGCGCTGTTAAAATTCCGTATAGAAAACGGCAATCTCGTCGTTCCTGACGCCTTAACTCCGGGCCAAAAGATCACCCAAATCTTTACCGAGCTGATCCTCAATGCGCCCATTCACGGCGACTCGTTCGATCGTCTTCGTTGTTCGCTTGTCATTGCCGCAACCGACATGCTGACCGGTTCCCAGGTGCTTTTGAAGCAGGGCGATCTGGCACAAGCCATGCGCGCCACTATTGCGTTGCCTTTGTTGTTTGCCCCTGTCGAGCTTGGTCAGAGCCTTTTGGTCGACGGCGGCGTGGTCAGCAACATCCCGGTAAACGAAACCCGTGGCGCCGGGGCGGATTTGGTGATTGCCGTCGATACCACTTCGCCTTTACGGCCCCGCGATGAAATCAACGCACCATGGGAAATTGCCGATCAAATTACAACAATCATGCAGCAGGAACAAAATCGGCGTCAGCTCGAACTCGCAGACATAGTCGTTTCCTTTGCCGATGTGGCCTCGCACTCTTCCAATTATGCCGCCATGGAAAGCCTTTTTCAAGAAGGCGTTAACAGAATGCGGGAACAAATTCCCAAAATCCGCCGGCTGCTGGTGCAGCGAAGCTTTGCCGAGCGCGACAGTATTGTGCTAATCGATGAGATTAAATGGGCAAACCCCGCTTCAAGAGCTCAAGAAGAGATTGAAAGAGATTTTCCTTTCTCCACGAGCATGAGTGAAATCAATTATCTCCTTCACCGGCTGTTTGCTTCCGGAGATTATGAAAGATTGTCTGCTGATCTGGTGCGCAAAGACGAGCACACCGTTTTGATTATTCACGCCGAAGAGAATCCCATTCTCAAGGATATCGTCATTTACGGTGCTTCAATTTTTCCGCAGGATTCTTTGAAAAATGCTTTTGCCGAAGCATTGGGGCGTCCCTACAGCAGCCGCCGTATGGAAAATGCCGTTGCTCGCCTTCTTACTCAGTATCGCGAAAAAGGTTTTTCATTGACGCGAATTGACCGTGTCGTTTTTGACAAAGAACAAGGAATCGCTGCCGTCTATCTGTCCGAAGGACTGATCCATGAGCTTTCCATAACCGGCTTGAAAAAGACCAAACGCTATGTCGTCGATCGTGAGCTTGCCGTTCATCAGGGCGAGTTTTTCCGACTCGACCGCGCCCGCACCAGCCTGGAAAACATCTTTGCCTCAGGACTTTTCCGCGCCGTTAATCTCTACGTAAATAGCCGTGAAAATCTTCATCGAGTGGAATTCCGCCTCCAGGAAAGGCCTTCGACCATGCTGCTTACCGGCGTAAGGGTGGATACCGACCGCGGCGCCAAAATCTTTGGCGAGCTGGCGGATGAAAACTTTAACGGTACCGGCAATGATTTGACGATTCATCTGCAGTACGGCGGAAAGGATTTTAAAACCTTCATCGGCTATACGGCAGATCAGATATTTCAAAGCCTATATACCGCGCGCGTCAACTTTCATCATTATCAATCCGAATACTTTGCTTATGAAAAGCTTCGCCGAACCGGAAGATACCTCCGCATCGCTTCAGGAATGGATGCAGAGCTGGGGCGACAGATCGCCCGCTTCGGCGCCTTGTCGGCTTTGCTGCGCATGGAGGAAATCGATTTGGATCCGCTGGGCGGCTACGGCTATGACACAGGCAGCCTGCGCATCAATACGCTGGGGTTCAAGACCGTGGTCGATACTCGCGATCAAGTCCCTTTTGCACACAGCGGCAAACATCATGTCTTCTTTTATGAAATTTCTTCGGGCCGATTTCTGGGTGCGGATATCTCTTTTTTTAAAGTCATGAATCAGCTTTCCACCCACAATCCCATCGGCAAAGCCTGGACTTTTTCGCCGAAAATCATTTGGGGGACCTCGGACATGACCACGCCCTATTCCGAGCAGTTTCGCATCGGCGGGCGCAGCTCGTTTCCCGGACTTTACGAAGGGCAACTTTGGGGGCGACAGATGTTCCAAGCCGGCGCCGAACTTCGCCGAGAATGCTGCCGCCTCGCTTCAATGCCCTTCTACCTGGCCGTTCAGTTCAATACCGCAGCGGCTTGGAACCGCTTCGAGTCGGTGCAGCGATCGGATTTCATTACCGGCTTTGCGGTCGAAGCAGCCGTCAAGACGCCTGCCGGGCCTCTACAGCTTACAATTGCCAAAGCTTCTAGACAGAGTCCAATGCTGCATTTCTCTGCCGGATTTGAGTTCTAA